In a single window of the Bacillus clarus genome:
- a CDS encoding pPIWI_RE module domain-containing protein → MEKLQLLAFKNVIEPLMNERLSYVHFPAEWFDIIEIHYKTYVLINKLKRLNDRLYDMFSDILFIRNNPFILTENTPWIVSKEPLKREQLDYICRSWYAIIHDWKPTELPQEIELEWGWDLVSNLLPLHDKKSFSKWVPALIAHIFCEHPLHISIPNSYKEELSFYPLRSKNICEAMSEPIKQKETQEYFSYVYRFEIITRGTENIPLLKVSLGIRRFYQKSNRENLSILLKRKKGTLLVAIREPFTSIEETNFVKLKIESGQMGIRWAREYRKLRDVFIVRGDLELGHIIRHSKRYIEGKDIRVLLAYNENTFQVQGTKIKLGISSREKEILFQEFRQIFPCFKLLSKCEKLQTNSNNHLLPLYAPKGLEEITLEVWSNGLAIEIERILFESKIIVGKREDTSYVLNTTSPVILKIVKRSVREIIENPYKMEFCHKYKERCVQKVVEGVQAIADHANETILSIIIMEKCDGREKIDPKQVIREGFARTKRISTFIELLADKGVDCEQVLAAVLSLLEQRGFLTQNWNKINLPGIFVSLSIEKMATNQFLPVFSKINEKEILYKLYNRKEWKKIDHTLLNVDNYDVFLPQPSQRNDKRTDFDKFVREELLQIAREAQEKNVPIYFIIDASVGEYWVKGLQKNQIDLNVFPELEPALKSLPNFKIIRINKLHDIPNYIFNQKDYHNKNHSGLFLDPQGMYYSADTNLLKSTALLQQNILEIIILGAQKEERDDIARMVHYMCKMSMRLEKSNLTPYSMQMIKLIKTYITDFELREYKDSEDELDEDIMTVESEKTIVFV, encoded by the coding sequence ATGGAAAAATTACAATTACTAGCATTTAAAAATGTTATAGAACCACTTATGAATGAGAGACTATCCTATGTTCATTTTCCTGCTGAATGGTTCGATATTATAGAGATACATTATAAAACATACGTATTAATAAACAAATTAAAGCGTCTTAATGATAGATTGTATGATATGTTTTCAGATATATTGTTTATTCGAAATAATCCATTTATTTTAACGGAAAATACACCTTGGATTGTATCGAAAGAACCTCTTAAACGAGAACAATTAGACTATATTTGCCGTAGTTGGTACGCTATTATACATGATTGGAAGCCAACTGAATTGCCTCAAGAAATAGAGTTAGAATGGGGATGGGATTTAGTTTCTAACTTGTTACCATTACATGATAAAAAATCATTTTCTAAATGGGTCCCAGCTTTAATTGCACACATCTTCTGTGAACATCCGTTACATATATCCATTCCAAATAGCTATAAGGAAGAATTATCTTTTTATCCACTCCGCTCAAAAAATATTTGTGAAGCTATGTCAGAGCCAATTAAACAAAAAGAAACTCAAGAGTATTTTTCTTACGTATATCGATTTGAAATTATAACCCGTGGAACTGAAAATATTCCATTATTAAAAGTTTCACTTGGGATTAGGCGTTTTTATCAAAAGTCTAATCGTGAAAATCTTTCTATTCTTTTAAAACGGAAAAAGGGGACGTTACTTGTCGCGATTAGAGAACCATTTACAAGTATTGAAGAGACGAATTTTGTTAAATTAAAAATTGAAAGTGGACAAATGGGTATTAGATGGGCTAGAGAGTATAGAAAATTACGAGATGTTTTCATAGTAAGGGGAGATTTAGAATTAGGTCACATCATCCGACATTCGAAGAGATATATTGAGGGAAAGGATATACGAGTACTTCTTGCATATAATGAAAATACATTTCAAGTTCAAGGTACTAAAATAAAGCTTGGCATAAGTTCAAGGGAAAAAGAAATTCTTTTTCAAGAATTCCGGCAAATTTTCCCGTGTTTTAAGTTGCTTTCAAAGTGTGAAAAATTACAAACAAATAGTAACAATCATTTATTACCTTTATATGCACCAAAAGGGTTAGAAGAGATTACATTAGAAGTATGGTCAAACGGTCTAGCGATAGAAATCGAAAGAATATTATTTGAGAGTAAAATTATAGTAGGAAAAAGGGAGGATACCTCTTATGTGTTAAATACTACTTCTCCAGTTATATTGAAAATAGTGAAACGTAGTGTTAGGGAAATTATAGAAAATCCATACAAGATGGAGTTTTGTCATAAATATAAGGAACGATGTGTTCAGAAAGTCGTTGAAGGTGTACAAGCTATAGCTGATCATGCAAATGAAACAATCTTATCTATCATTATAATGGAGAAGTGTGACGGACGTGAAAAGATTGATCCGAAACAAGTAATTCGTGAGGGATTTGCACGAACGAAGCGTATTTCAACATTTATTGAGTTATTAGCCGACAAAGGTGTAGACTGTGAACAGGTTCTCGCTGCGGTGCTTAGTTTATTAGAACAGAGAGGGTTTCTTACACAGAATTGGAATAAGATAAATCTACCAGGAATATTTGTGAGTTTGTCAATTGAAAAAATGGCCACAAATCAATTTCTTCCTGTTTTTTCAAAAATAAACGAGAAAGAAATTTTATACAAATTATATAATCGTAAGGAATGGAAAAAGATTGATCATACATTATTAAATGTAGATAATTATGACGTTTTTTTACCGCAACCTTCTCAAAGAAATGACAAAAGAACTGATTTTGATAAATTTGTGAGAGAAGAATTATTACAGATTGCAAGAGAAGCACAAGAGAAGAATGTCCCAATTTATTTTATTATCGATGCAAGTGTTGGAGAATATTGGGTGAAGGGCTTACAAAAAAATCAAATCGATTTAAACGTTTTCCCTGAACTAGAGCCTGCTCTTAAATCACTCCCTAATTTCAAGATAATTAGAATTAATAAATTACATGACATCCCGAATTATATTTTTAACCAAAAGGATTACCATAATAAGAATCATTCTGGATTGTTTTTAGATCCACAAGGAATGTATTATAGCGCGGATACAAATTTATTAAAATCTACTGCATTATTACAACAGAATATACTTGAAATCATTATTTTAGGAGCACAAAAAGAAGAGAGAGACGATATTGCTAGAATGGTGCACTATATGTGTAAAATGAGTATGAGGCTTGAAAAATCTAATCTCACTCCATATTCGATGCAAATGATAAAATTAATAAAAACTTACATTACAGATTTTGAATTGCGTGAGTACAAAGATAGTGAAGATGAATTAGATGAAGATATAATGACAGTTGAAAGTGAAAAGACAATAGTTTTTGTATAA